The following is a genomic window from Prevotella sp. E13-17.
AGACCAGCCACATTCCGGTAGTGATGCTGACAGCCCGACAGACATTAGACAATCGGTTAGAGGGATTGCGTGCAGGAGCCGACGCATACATCGAGAAGCCCTTCTCATTTGCTCATCTGCTCACACAGATAGAAACCCTACTACAGAATCGTCAGCGAGAACGCGAAAGCTTCGTAAAACGTCCTTATCTGCCGGTACAATCAAGTGGCATTTCCAAGGTCGAGGAGCTGTTTATCAGTCAGATTACCGAGAAGATCATCAAGAACATCCACCAGTCAGAGTTTAATGTAGAGCAGCTGGCTGCAGAAATGTGCATGAGTCGCAGCAGTCTTCACAGAAAGATCAAGGAAGTGAGTGACATGACGCCCATTGATTTTATCCGTCTGATTCGTTTGAAGAAGGCAGCAGAACTTATCCGCGAGAAAGGCTATCGTTCTAACGAGGTTTGCGAAATGGTTGGCATTAACTCTCCAAGCTATTTTATCAAACTTTTCCAGAAGCAATTTGGCATGACACCAAAGGAATTCGCCATGAAAAAGGAGTGATTGCAACATTTCTTCTATATATTGGCAAAGATCTCAATCTACAGACTGTTGCGTTTTGTGTAATTTTGCACACAGAATTTTAAAACAATCTGTATATTTATAATTATGGAAATGAAAGCTCAGCACTTTTTACCCCTTCTTGTGTCGTTGTGTTTGCTGATGACAGGATGCAGCGAAACAAAAGATGTGACCCAAGGCAAATGGTCTCTATCCTATCATCATGGCGTCAACATTCTGCGCGGACAAGAAAGGATTGCCACCAACATGACTGCTGAATACCGTCTTGAAGACGAAACCGTCATCAGCACCCAAGCATATAAGAAGCCAACGTTTACGGTCAAGCGGATTGCTGATCAATTTGGCAAAGGAAAACTTTGGACCATCACATATACCAGCCAGTTGCTTCCAACACTGACTCAGCATTTCTATGTCTATGATGATTTCATCCTGACCGATGTCAGTGTGTCGTCCGAAAAGGGCATACGTTCTAATTATATTGCTCCCATCGTCATGGACCACGCAGAAGCATCTCTGATAGGAAAGGATCAGCGTGCACTGTTTGTGCCGTTTGACAATGATGCCTGGGTGCGTTTTTCATCACGACAGTTGCCCGACACAGCCAAGTTCCGTTCTTATGAGGTAACAGCTTTATATAATCCACAAAGCAGACACGGACTGGTGATTGGTGCCATAGATCATGACGTATGGAAGAATGCTGTTGACCTGAATTGCTCTGCTTTGCAACTCCGGGCATATAGTGGCGTTGCTGATCATCTGACACGCGACAAACTGTCTCATGGCTGCGTAGCAGGACTGCAAGTGACTTCTGCACGGATGATGATTGGCATCTATGACGACTGGCGGCAGGGCATGGAGCGCTTTGCTCAGGCCAATGCCATCGTCACGCCACCTCGTCACTGGACGCAAGCAATGCCCGTGGGCTGGAACTCATGGGGCGCTTTGGCTTTCAAGGTCAATCACGACAATTCCACCCGCATCTCCGACTTCTTCGCTCAAGAGTTGCAGCCACGTTCGTTTGTAAATGCTGAAGGCTTGCTCTACACAGGCTTAGATTCTGGCTGGAACAATTTTTCTGAAGAGGAGCTAATGGACTTTGCTAATCGCTGTGTTCAGAACCATCAGGTGCCATGTATCTATTGGACGCCATTCACAGACTGGGGAAAGAATCCCGAGCGTGAAGTACCCGGTGCTGAGTCGTTTAAATATAAAGATCTCTATTTATATGCCAACGGAGAGCCGCAGGATCTGGACGGTGCCTATGCCATCGACCCTACTCATCCGGCTGTGAAAGCCATGATGGAGCAGACACACGACCTATTTCGCCGTTGCGGTTACAAGTATGTCAAGATGGATTTCATGACCCATGGACGCATGGAAGCCGATGCGTGGTACCGCTCAGACATCACCACGGGCACCCAGGCTTATAACTATGGCATGCACCTCTTGGACAGCATCTTTTCCGACATGTATCTCAATCTGAGTATCTCACCGATCTTCCCTTCTCAGTATGCTCAAAGTCGTCGCATTGCCTGTGATGCCTGGAACAAGATAAAAGATACGGAATATACCATGAATGCCTTGTCGTACGGTTGGTGGATAGATGGCGTCTATCAATATAACGATGCCGACCACGTGGTGTTGCGCGATGCCACCGATGGTGAGAACCGCGCCCGCATCACTTCAAGTGTGATTACTGGTCTCTATATCACTGGTGACGACTTCGCTGCCGACAGTATGGCTATTGCCCGTGCTCAGCTCTATCTGACCAATCCCGACATTAATGGTCTGGCCACAGGCAGGTCGTTCCGTCCGCTATTAGGCGACAACGAACAGTCGGAACATGTGTTCCTACGCACCGAACCCGATGGAACCATTCACCTGGCGGTGTTTAACTACACCGACCAGCCTATGGCCTTCCACTTCGACAAGCACCTGATTCTGTTAGACGAAGGCAAAACCTACGAGGTGAAAGAACTGTGGAGCCACAAGAATGTGGGGATAGACGATGCTATTTCGATACCCGGCAAGGATGTAAAAGTGTTCAGAATAAAGGCCCTATGAGAAAAATTGTTTTATTACTTTTTGCCTTTGCCCTTTGTGCAAAGGGATTGGCCATCGATTTTGCAAGTAATGGATGGACCATACATTTAGATCAAGCCACCCTACGATTGAATATAGACCATCATGGTCGCAGACTGATGACGGATGCCTTTGCTGAGGCAAAACTAGGCGATCATACACTATTCTCCTACGACGCCACCTCTTTCGATGCTGTAGAGAAAGACGTTGCCGACGGGTTTGGAACAGGGCGTCAACTATGTATCACCTACAAATTGAAAGATGGCGTGACGCTGATACAGACCCTGTCATGCTATGAGTCACAACCTTATGTCGTGGCGCAACTGGCCATAACAACAAATGGTCAGGAGACGGGCAGCAACTACATGTTGCCGCTCAAGAGTGTTACGGTCAGCAGCTTGATGCCTGCCGGCAAAAAGAACCGTGTGCTTTTTGTGCCATGGGACAACGATGCCTTTATCCGATATGCTTCCAACAGCTTGCGGGGTGAAGTGCATTCCTATGCCGTGACAGCCATCTATAATACCGACACACGCGGTGGCTTGGTGTGCGGAGCTCTTGATCATGACCTGTGGAAAAGTGCTATCAGGGTGAATGGCTCCGACTATGACCAGATTCATGAGCTGGCTCTCATCTCGGGCTATACCGACGAGCACTCGCATGACTCCATACAGAGTGAGCAGATGGTGATGCCTCATGGCACAGTCGTTGCCGACACAGTGCGCTCGGCACGTTTCATGATGGGCTGGTTTGACGACTGGCGCACAGGCATGGAAACGTTCGGCAAGGCTTGCACACTTGTTGCGCCCAAACGGGAATGGGCTGGCGGTGCTCCTTATGGCTGGAGCTCGTGGGGCGTACAGTCAACAGACATCTCCTATCAGGGAGTCATCGACTGCGGCAACTTTATCCGCGACCATCTGGTGGCACACGGCTTTCACGACCGCGAAGGACGTGTGGTCTTGAGTCTGGATGCGTGGTGGAACGACAACCTCACTACGCAGCAGGTAAAGGACTTCGTGAGCTACTGTAAGGAGAACAAGATGATTCCCGGCCTTTATTACGGATCCTTTTGCCGATTTGGCGACTTGCAGAGCTACGTGCCGGGAACCAGCAATAAGTATCGCTTTCGCGATATCGCACTGAAGGTGCATGGACGCTATAAGGTCATTGACGGGGCCTACTGTCTGGACCCCACGCATGTAGGCACTAAACAGTTCATGCTGAACGAGATGCAGAAGTTCAAGTCGTGGGGCATCGAATATCTGAAATGCGACTTCATGTCGAACGGTGCTATCGAGGCTGACGAATGGTATAACAAAGACTGTCACACGGGGATACAGGCCTATAATGAGGGCATGGCATGCCTGATGCGCTATGCCGGCAACATGTATATAGACCTGAGCATAGCACCCATATTCCCCTATCAGTATGCACACGGCCGACGAATCTCGTGCGACGCATGGGGAGCCATGGACCACACGAAATACGTGATGAACAATGTCAGCTATGGCTGGTGGCTGAATCAGGTTTATGTGGCCAACGACCCTGACCACATGGTGATGGCTATGCGCCAAGAGGCTGGAGGCATACAAAGTGAGGGGGCCAACCGGGCACGCATCACCAGCGGTGCCGTGGTAGGTGCTTTCCTGACGGGCGACAATTTCAGTCCGAACGTGGTTCTGCACCATGACGGTGGGAAGGTGGGGCCCAACTACTATGAAACGTCGCAGCAGCGTGCCTTGACGTATCTGACAAATGAAGATATCAACGAGATACCGCGCACCTGTGGGTCCTTCAGACCTATTTATGGCAATGCCTCTACAAGTGATGGAGCAGAGTCGCTCATGACCTATGAGAACGACAAGTATGTCTATGTGGCAGTCTTCAACTATCAGATGCTCATGCCTATGGCTGGACAGTTGCCTTTTGCAGATCTGGACATTGATGCTGCCAGCATCAAAGAGATCAAAGAATTGTGGATGGGCAGTGTGGTAAGTCATAGTTCTACAGGATTCCAGTATAGTGTACCTGCCTGTGATGCGCGCGTCTATCGCATCGAAAAGAAAGGGCTGTCGGGTATTACACATGCAGACAAAGCACTACTCCCAAGTGCGGCTTCTGTCTTCGACCTTCAAGGTCGCAGAGTGGCAGACGGACTGAAGCGCGGCATGTATATTAGAAACGGGAAAAAATATATCGTCAAATGAACTTGAAACACATTGTGGGGCTCATCCTTGTGATGATGTCTGCATGCCACACACAGGCTGGCCAGCACACTCAGTTTGTCAACCCATTTATTGGCACTGGAGCCGTCGAGAACTCGCTGTCAGGCAATTGCTATCCTGGAGCCACAGTGCCCTTCGGCATGGTGCAGCTCAGTCCTGACACGCAAGCCTCGCCAGACTGGGACAAGGCTTCGGGCTATGACTATAATGACTCGCACCTGTGTGGATTCAGTCATACAAGACTTAGTGGCACGGGCGCTTGCGACCTGATCGACTTGCTGCTGATGCCTTCAACAACCGACAGAACCTGGTCCGTCCTTCAACACGACCATGAGGTTGCTCATCCTGGCTATTATGCGATTCTTCTGGAAGACAGCATCAAGGCAGAGCTGACGGCCACAGCTCATACGGGCTTGCACCGATATAGCTACCCCAAGGGCAAGCCTCGGCGGTTGCTCATCGATTTAGACCATTCGGCACCGAAAGGCTCCTGGGACCGCCATATCATTCAATCACAACTGCGCATCGTCAGTCCCACGGTTGTTGAGGGCTACCGCATCATCACGGGATGGGCAAAGCTACGTCGTGTGTACTTCCACATGGAGCTATCTCAGCAGATCGCATCTTTCGACATGACAGATGGCGACCGTCATGCTGGCACAACCAGTGTGGTCAATGGCAAAGCGCTGAAGGCATGGATTTCTACTAATGACACAGACGAGGCACCGCTGGTGGTAAAGGTCGCACTATCCACAACGAGCATTGAGAATGCACGCTTGAACATGGAGCGAGAGGCCTCATCATGGGACTTTGATGCATACACAGAAAGGGCTGATGAACAGTGGGAGAAGATGCTAAGTCGCATCGAGGTGGAAGGTGACGGTCAGGACATGCAGAAGTTCTACACCTCTCTCTATCATGCTTTCATTCAGCCAAACGTCATGAGCGATGTCAATGGTGACTATACGGCTACTGACTATTCTACGCGTCGCATGGCTCAGGGACAGGCATACTATTCTACTTTCTCGCTATGGGACACCTTTCGTGCAGCGCATCCGCTATACACGCTCATCGCTCCACAGCAAAATGCACAGTTTGTCAACTCCATGTTGACGCATTTCGATAGCTATGGCTATCTGCCCATTTGGGATCTCTGGGGACAGGACAACTACTGCATGATAGGCAACCATGCGATTCCTGTGGTGGCTGATGCGGTAATGAAAGGCTTGCCGGGCATCGATGCCGAGCGTGCCTTGAAAGCTTGTGTGGCATCGGCTACCATCTCGCACCCGGGATCGCCCTTCGAATTGTGGGAGCAGTATGGCTATATGCCTGAAGACAAGCAGTCGCAGTCGGTCAGCATCACGCTCGAACAGGCTTTCGATGATTGGTGCGTGGCGCAGTTGGCTCGCTATTTGGGTCATGAAGATATCTATAAACGTTTTATTGGTCGTAGCCAGAACTATCGTCATATCTTCAATCCTTCTAATGGCTTCTTTCAGGCTAAGACTTCTGATGGAAGCTGGCTTACACCTTTTGAGCCGTTGCGATATGGCGCTAATGGCAATTATCCTTATACAGAAGGTAATGCTTGGCAGTGGTCGTGGTATGTGCCTCACGATATTGACGGTCTCATCGCCTTGCAGGGGGGAGCAAAGGCATTCTGCCAACGACTAGACCGTTTCTTCTCACTTGAAGACAGAAGTGGCGAAAAGAACGACAATGCTTCTGGCTTTATTGGTCAGTATGTTCACGGCAACGAGCCCAGCCATCATGTGGCCTATCTGTATGCCTACGCCGGACAACCGCGCAAGACACAGCGCCTAGTCCGCCATATATGCTCCGAGCTCTACAACACCAGCAGCAATGGTTACGTCGGCAACGATGACTGTGGCGAAATGTCGTCGTGGTATGTATTCTCGTCGATGGGGTTCTATCCGGTTTGTCCGGTAGGCGGCCAGTATGTCGTCGGTACGCCAATATTCGATCGGGTCGTCATTCATTTGGCAAACGATAGAAAGTTTGAGATTATAGCGCATCGAAAGAATCCTTCCGACTTCTATATACGCTCCATGAGACTGAATGGGAAAACTCATAAGCAGTATGTACTACAACACGACGACATCGCAAGGGGTGGGCGTTTGGATGTCTATATGTAGCTGATGGAATCCAGGTGGTGGTGATGTAGCGTAACCATTGTGGCACTTTTGATTAACTAAACTGGCGGAATAGCAAACCTATTCTGCCCCAATTACAACCGTAAACCAACCATTTTATTCCAATCGTAGCCCCTGGAGTGCTCGCGTCTAGCCCCTAGATTACTCCCCTCTAGCCCCTGAACTGTTCCTTTCCAGCCCCTGAATTGGAGCATTCCAGGGGCTGTATGGATATCAATAGTTTAACTCTTGCATCACTATACCTACACTATTGAACGCTAAAACGAGCCCTTTTCACCGATGAAATGGGCTTTTTTCTTTTCTACCCTTCGCGCATCGGGGGCGCAAGTTGAGCTGTGCGATGGTGGAATATCATGATTTTTAGGTATTGTGAGGATTGGGGAATCATTGTAATTTTGCACCGCCTTAGAAAGGCAAAGGTAGAAAGATTGTAAAATTAGTGATTATATACGATGTGGTTAGGTAAAAAAACAATGCTGGGCATCCTTGTTGGTATGGCTGTCTGCGAAGTGGCAGAGGCACAGGTGGGCAAGGATACCATCAAACTGAAAGAAGTACAAATCGTGGGAAAGTCGCAGGCTCGTCGTCTGCACGAACAGGCGTATGCCGTGTCGGTATTGGACCTGAAGAAGCAATACATGGCGGCGGCACCACTGAACAAGCTGCTGAACACGGTGTCGTCGGTCAGAATCAGAGAGGACGGCGGACTGGGTTCTGACTATAGCTTCACGATGAATGGCTTCTCGGGCAATCAGGTGAAGTTCTTCATGGACGGCATTCCGATGGACAACTTCGGTTCGTCGTTCAATCTGGCCAGCATCTCGGCCAACATGGCAGATCGCATCGAGGTGTATAAGGGCGTGCTGCCCGTGTCGCTGGGTAGCGACGCACTGGGTGGCGCGGTGAACATCGTGACACGTGCCAACGCCAACTACCTGGATGCGACCTACAGCATCGGCTCGTTTGGCACACACCGCGTGGCAGTGAACGGTGCCTATACCAATAGCAACGGTTTCACCGTGCGCACGAATGCTTTCTACAACTATTCGGAAAACGACTACAGGGTGGATGCACCCATCGTTGACCTGAACAGCGGACTGACCATTGGCGAACAGCGCGTGAAACGCTTCAACGACCGTTACCACTCGATGGGCTTGCGCCTGGAGACGGGACTGGTGAACAAAACGTGGGCCGACTACCTGCTGCTGGGCGTGATTGCCTCAGAGAACCACAAGCAGATTCAGACAGGTGCCACGATGGATGCCGTGTATGGCAACGTGAAGCAGCGCAGCTATTCGCTGATTCCCAGCCTGCGCTATAAGAAGACCGACCTCTTCATGCCTGGTCTGGACCTGACCTTCTATGCCACCTACAACATGGTGAAAGACCGCAACACAGACACGGCTGCCGTGCGCTACAACTGGCTGGGCGAGCATGTGAAATCGATCAGCAGGGGCGAGGGCTACCTGACCGACGCGACCATTCGCAACCGCGAGTGGCAGGCCACGGCCAACCTGAACTACGTGATTGACGAGCACCAGACGATGACACTGAACCACGTGCTGACTGCCCTCCGCCACAAACAGGACGACCCGGAGTATCCTGACTATCCCATGAACAATGTGGCTCAGATACTGACGAAGAACATCACTGGTCTGGGCTATCAGATGCGCTTGGGCGGTTGGACTGCCAACGTGTTTGGTAAGTTCTATCAGATGCACTCGTCAACCCATAAGCTGTTCGATCAGTTCCTAGCCACCGAGCGCTACGAACAGGTGAGCGCCGACAAACATCAGTTTGGCTATGGTGCCGCTGCCACCTACTTCTTCCTGCCTGGACTGCAGGCCAAGGTGAGCTTCGAGCAGGCCTACCGCATGCCAGAGGCTGTGGAGCTTTTTGGCGACGGCTTCTTGCAGAAGAGCAACACCGACCTGCGCCCTGAGAGTTCGAGAAACCTGAACGCGGGACTGCTGTTCGACCGCACACTGGGTGAGCATCATGTGGCTGTCGAGGCCAACTATATCTATCGATACACAAAAGACTTTATATATAAAGGTATGAGCCTGACCAACAATCCCACCACGTCTTTCGATAATGTGGGCAAGGCCATCACACATGGCATCGAGACCAGCGTGCAGTATGACTATAAACGCATGGCACATGCTGGTTTCAACCTGACCTATCAGGACATTAAGGACCGGCAGAAGACGGAAGGAACCACCAACTCGTATGTGAACAACGGCATCGCCGAGAACCTCACCTATGGTCAGCGTATGCCAAACATCCCCTATTTCTTCCTGAACGGCGACCTGAGTTGGAACTTCAACAATCTCTTTGCCAAAGGCAACACGCTCACCGTGGCCTATGGCTGCAACTACGTGTATAAGTATTATCTCAGCTTCCCTGGTCTGGGACGCCCCGACAGCAAGAAGTACATCCCCACCCAGTGGTCGCATAATGCCTCACTGACCTACCTGATGAGTGGCGGCAAATACAGCGTGGCCCTGGAGTGCACCAACCTGACCAACGAGCAGCTCTACGACAACTACAGACTGCAAAAGCCTGGACGTGCCATCAATATGAAATTCCGTGTTTATCTCACCAAAATGTAATGAACCAGACAATGAAAAAGTTTTTCTCAATGATAATCGCTGCCCTCGCTGTTGTGCTCGCCTCGTGCGATGAAGATATGGGCAGCACCGAAGTGCCTAACCAGCCCTATGTGCTGGCTCTCGGCATCACTGCCAACAATACCACCACTTACTATGTGGTGACCACCGACGATCTGATGCGTACCGACAGAACTATCAATGCCTTGGGCAATGGTATCGAACAGACTGGCTATCGCGACTATCAGCAGGCCGAACAGACGGTGTTCTCTATTGGCGGCATGGGCGTGACCAGTGCCACCGGCATTCAGCGCGACGGCAATGGCTATATCCAGGAACGTGGCAACTTCGTGTTCAACGAGACACCTATCGGTTTCTGTCAGGTGGATGACAACCACATGGCTGCTCTTGAAATGCCTGCATCAACCAATAAGGGCGGACTGCTCACCTTCTACACCGTAGATATCAACACACTGGCACTCGACCATCAGGTGAGCACCACCCCCGTGGCACCCATGGACGACCATGACTGGCCCTACGTGACCGGCATGCAGTATGCCGGTGGCAATCTTTATGTGAGCTACGAGCCCATGAATCCCAATACGTTCAGTTCTGACTATGCTGATACGGCCTTTGTGGCGGTCTATTCTTATCCCGACTGCCAGTTCAAGACACTCATCAAAGACGAGCGCTTTGGCAATATCGGTTCATGGAATGCCTTCAACGGGTTGCAGAAAGACGAGCATGGCGATCTCTATGCCATGTCGAACACGTCGATGGCAAATGGCTTCTCTCAGTCGCCCAAGAACTCGGGTTTCCTGAAAATCAAGGCAGGCGAAACGAAGTTCGACCCCGACTATACTTTCGACTACCAGGCGCTGACAGGTCAGAAGGTGGCTCACTGGCTCTATCTGGGAGACGGAAAGGTCTTTGCCGAGGTGACCACACGTCTGGATGCTGCTCCATGGAGTGATGCCGACTTGAAGTGCTGTGTGATAGACTTGGTGAAGAAGACATCGACAGACGTGA
Proteins encoded in this region:
- a CDS encoding GH92 family glycosyl hydrolase, which encodes MNLKHIVGLILVMMSACHTQAGQHTQFVNPFIGTGAVENSLSGNCYPGATVPFGMVQLSPDTQASPDWDKASGYDYNDSHLCGFSHTRLSGTGACDLIDLLLMPSTTDRTWSVLQHDHEVAHPGYYAILLEDSIKAELTATAHTGLHRYSYPKGKPRRLLIDLDHSAPKGSWDRHIIQSQLRIVSPTVVEGYRIITGWAKLRRVYFHMELSQQIASFDMTDGDRHAGTTSVVNGKALKAWISTNDTDEAPLVVKVALSTTSIENARLNMEREASSWDFDAYTERADEQWEKMLSRIEVEGDGQDMQKFYTSLYHAFIQPNVMSDVNGDYTATDYSTRRMAQGQAYYSTFSLWDTFRAAHPLYTLIAPQQNAQFVNSMLTHFDSYGYLPIWDLWGQDNYCMIGNHAIPVVADAVMKGLPGIDAERALKACVASATISHPGSPFELWEQYGYMPEDKQSQSVSITLEQAFDDWCVAQLARYLGHEDIYKRFIGRSQNYRHIFNPSNGFFQAKTSDGSWLTPFEPLRYGANGNYPYTEGNAWQWSWYVPHDIDGLIALQGGAKAFCQRLDRFFSLEDRSGEKNDNASGFIGQYVHGNEPSHHVAYLYAYAGQPRKTQRLVRHICSELYNTSSNGYVGNDDCGEMSSWYVFSSMGFYPVCPVGGQYVVGTPIFDRVVIHLANDRKFEIIAHRKNPSDFYIRSMRLNGKTHKQYVLQHDDIARGGRLDVYM
- a CDS encoding TonB-dependent receptor → MWLGKKTMLGILVGMAVCEVAEAQVGKDTIKLKEVQIVGKSQARRLHEQAYAVSVLDLKKQYMAAAPLNKLLNTVSSVRIREDGGLGSDYSFTMNGFSGNQVKFFMDGIPMDNFGSSFNLASISANMADRIEVYKGVLPVSLGSDALGGAVNIVTRANANYLDATYSIGSFGTHRVAVNGAYTNSNGFTVRTNAFYNYSENDYRVDAPIVDLNSGLTIGEQRVKRFNDRYHSMGLRLETGLVNKTWADYLLLGVIASENHKQIQTGATMDAVYGNVKQRSYSLIPSLRYKKTDLFMPGLDLTFYATYNMVKDRNTDTAAVRYNWLGEHVKSISRGEGYLTDATIRNREWQATANLNYVIDEHQTMTLNHVLTALRHKQDDPEYPDYPMNNVAQILTKNITGLGYQMRLGGWTANVFGKFYQMHSSTHKLFDQFLATERYEQVSADKHQFGYGAAATYFFLPGLQAKVSFEQAYRMPEAVELFGDGFLQKSNTDLRPESSRNLNAGLLFDRTLGEHHVAVEANYIYRYTKDFIYKGMSLTNNPTTSFDNVGKAITHGIETSVQYDYKRMAHAGFNLTYQDIKDRQKTEGTTNSYVNNGIAENLTYGQRMPNIPYFFLNGDLSWNFNNLFAKGNTLTVAYGCNYVYKYYLSFPGLGRPDSKKYIPTQWSHNASLTYLMSGGKYSVALECTNLTNEQLYDNYRLQKPGRAINMKFRVYLTKM
- a CDS encoding DUF4374 domain-containing protein, yielding MKKFFSMIIAALAVVLASCDEDMGSTEVPNQPYVLALGITANNTTTYYVVTTDDLMRTDRTINALGNGIEQTGYRDYQQAEQTVFSIGGMGVTSATGIQRDGNGYIQERGNFVFNETPIGFCQVDDNHMAALEMPASTNKGGLLTFYTVDINTLALDHQVSTTPVAPMDDHDWPYVTGMQYAGGNLYVSYEPMNPNTFSSDYADTAFVAVYSYPDCQFKTLIKDERFGNIGSWNAFNGLQKDEHGDLYAMSNTSMANGFSQSPKNSGFLKIKAGETKFDPDYTFDYQALTGQKVAHWLYLGDGKVFAEVTTRLDAAPWSDADLKCCVIDLVKKTSTDVTGIPVHNGNGGRRFACFAENGFVYTPIATDGGVYIYRTEIATGKAVRGSRIEASFVGGVFKVK
- a CDS encoding alpha-galactosidase, producing MEMKAQHFLPLLVSLCLLMTGCSETKDVTQGKWSLSYHHGVNILRGQERIATNMTAEYRLEDETVISTQAYKKPTFTVKRIADQFGKGKLWTITYTSQLLPTLTQHFYVYDDFILTDVSVSSEKGIRSNYIAPIVMDHAEASLIGKDQRALFVPFDNDAWVRFSSRQLPDTAKFRSYEVTALYNPQSRHGLVIGAIDHDVWKNAVDLNCSALQLRAYSGVADHLTRDKLSHGCVAGLQVTSARMMIGIYDDWRQGMERFAQANAIVTPPRHWTQAMPVGWNSWGALAFKVNHDNSTRISDFFAQELQPRSFVNAEGLLYTGLDSGWNNFSEEELMDFANRCVQNHQVPCIYWTPFTDWGKNPEREVPGAESFKYKDLYLYANGEPQDLDGAYAIDPTHPAVKAMMEQTHDLFRRCGYKYVKMDFMTHGRMEADAWYRSDITTGTQAYNYGMHLLDSIFSDMYLNLSISPIFPSQYAQSRRIACDAWNKIKDTEYTMNALSYGWWIDGVYQYNDADHVVLRDATDGENRARITSSVITGLYITGDDFAADSMAIARAQLYLTNPDINGLATGRSFRPLLGDNEQSEHVFLRTEPDGTIHLAVFNYTDQPMAFHFDKHLILLDEGKTYEVKELWSHKNVGIDDAISIPGKDVKVFRIKAL
- a CDS encoding alpha-galactosidase, which produces MRKIVLLLFAFALCAKGLAIDFASNGWTIHLDQATLRLNIDHHGRRLMTDAFAEAKLGDHTLFSYDATSFDAVEKDVADGFGTGRQLCITYKLKDGVTLIQTLSCYESQPYVVAQLAITTNGQETGSNYMLPLKSVTVSSLMPAGKKNRVLFVPWDNDAFIRYASNSLRGEVHSYAVTAIYNTDTRGGLVCGALDHDLWKSAIRVNGSDYDQIHELALISGYTDEHSHDSIQSEQMVMPHGTVVADTVRSARFMMGWFDDWRTGMETFGKACTLVAPKREWAGGAPYGWSSWGVQSTDISYQGVIDCGNFIRDHLVAHGFHDREGRVVLSLDAWWNDNLTTQQVKDFVSYCKENKMIPGLYYGSFCRFGDLQSYVPGTSNKYRFRDIALKVHGRYKVIDGAYCLDPTHVGTKQFMLNEMQKFKSWGIEYLKCDFMSNGAIEADEWYNKDCHTGIQAYNEGMACLMRYAGNMYIDLSIAPIFPYQYAHGRRISCDAWGAMDHTKYVMNNVSYGWWLNQVYVANDPDHMVMAMRQEAGGIQSEGANRARITSGAVVGAFLTGDNFSPNVVLHHDGGKVGPNYYETSQQRALTYLTNEDINEIPRTCGSFRPIYGNASTSDGAESLMTYENDKYVYVAVFNYQMLMPMAGQLPFADLDIDAASIKEIKELWMGSVVSHSSTGFQYSVPACDARVYRIEKKGLSGITHADKALLPSAASVFDLQGRRVADGLKRGMYIRNGKKYIVK